Proteins found in one Gammaproteobacteria bacterium genomic segment:
- the leuD gene encoding 3-isopropylmalate dehydratase small subunit — MEKFEKMTGLVAPMDRSNVDTDAIIPKQFLKSIKRSGFGPNAFDEWRYLDHGEPGMDNSTRPLNPDFVLNQPRYQGASILLARDNFGCGSSREHAPWALLDFGFRVIIAPSYADIFFNNCFKNGILPIVLDAQIVDRLFQAVAANEGYRLTVDLEAQTITTPEGKSIAFEVEEFRKHCLLNGLDDIGLTLQHVDDIRAYEARRRAEAPWLF; from the coding sequence ATGGAAAAATTTGAAAAGATGACCGGTCTGGTGGCGCCCATGGACCGCTCCAATGTGGACACCGACGCCATCATTCCCAAACAGTTCCTGAAATCCATCAAGCGTTCGGGCTTTGGTCCTAATGCCTTTGACGAGTGGCGCTATCTGGATCACGGCGAGCCGGGCATGGATAACAGCACGCGCCCGTTGAATCCCGACTTCGTGCTCAATCAGCCGCGCTATCAGGGCGCGAGCATTTTGCTGGCGCGCGACAACTTCGGCTGTGGCTCGTCGCGCGAGCATGCGCCGTGGGCGTTGCTTGATTTTGGCTTTCGCGTCATCATCGCGCCCAGTTACGCGGACATCTTTTTCAACAACTGTTTCAAGAACGGTATCCTGCCCATTGTGCTCGATGCGCAGATCGTGGATCGCCTGTTTCAGGCCGTGGCCGCCAATGAGGGTTATCGCCTCACGGTGGACCTCGAGGCACAAACGATCACCACGCCCGAGGGAAAAAGCATTGCCTTCGAGGTGGAAGAATTCCGCAAGCATTGCCTGTTGAATGGCCTGGACGACATCGGCCTCACCCTGCAGCACGTGGATGACATCCGTGCCTATGAGGCGCGGCGCCGGGCAGAGGCGCCCTGGTTGTTTTAA